One genomic window of Thermithiobacillus plumbiphilus includes the following:
- a CDS encoding class I SAM-dependent methyltransferase: MPESGGGAGHAPIPLVCPDPALWEWAEHFAGKYGFSIHERPPSEADIVLLLTPERLQLQQLGPDAPGPVFVDFAGGRLDFRRRHGGGVSQPLARAVGLKGGERPLVLDATAGLGRDAFVLASLGCRITLLERQAAIAALLADGLERAAAVPELAGIVAQMTLRMGEGAALMQVVSEAEPPDTIYLDPMYPPRNKHALVKKEMQLLHRVVGQDLDAASLLEQALHSARKRVVVKRPRLAEPLSGPTPTFSIDSPNTRYDVYLRRT, from the coding sequence ATGCCTGAGTCGGGGGGCGGGGCAGGTCATGCGCCAATCCCGCTGGTCTGCCCGGATCCTGCCTTGTGGGAGTGGGCAGAACATTTTGCCGGGAAATATGGCTTTTCCATCCATGAGCGGCCGCCCAGTGAAGCGGATATCGTTCTGCTGCTGACGCCTGAGCGCCTGCAATTGCAGCAATTGGGGCCCGATGCGCCCGGCCCGGTATTCGTGGATTTCGCAGGCGGTCGGCTCGACTTTCGTCGGCGCCACGGCGGGGGCGTCTCGCAACCCCTAGCGCGCGCCGTGGGTCTGAAGGGCGGGGAGCGACCGCTGGTACTCGATGCCACGGCAGGGCTTGGGCGCGACGCCTTCGTGCTTGCCAGCCTGGGCTGTCGGATTACACTGCTGGAGCGGCAGGCTGCCATTGCGGCCCTGCTGGCGGATGGCCTTGAAAGAGCCGCAGCCGTACCGGAACTGGCCGGCATCGTAGCGCAAATGACGCTGCGAATGGGCGAGGGCGCGGCGCTCATGCAGGTCGTCAGTGAAGCCGAACCCCCCGACACCATCTATCTCGATCCCATGTACCCGCCGCGAAACAAGCACGCTCTGGTCAAAAAGGAAATGCAGCTATTGCACCGGGTGGTCGGTCAGGATCTGGATGCTGCCAGCCTGCTGGAACAGGCCCTGCATTCAGCCAGGAAACGAGTCGTGGTCAAGCGGCCGCGCCTGGCGGAGCCCCTGTCAGGGCCCACACCAACATTCTCGATCGATAGCCCCAATACCCGCTATGACGTTTATCTCCGACGAACATGA
- a CDS encoding helix-turn-helix domain-containing protein encodes MTKRNIGQEILEGIQAIQRGEGRHYSVEVPTDVKAIREHTGLSQSAFAALLGVSPRTLQDWEQGRRQPSGAAKSLLFIAAKRPEVLREVFKDIPSAA; translated from the coding sequence ATGACTAAGCGCAATATCGGACAGGAGATCCTGGAAGGTATCCAGGCCATTCAGCGCGGCGAGGGGCGCCACTATAGTGTGGAGGTGCCCACCGACGTCAAAGCCATCCGCGAGCATACCGGGCTCAGTCAATCGGCCTTTGCCGCGCTTTTGGGCGTCAGTCCGCGCACCTTGCAGGACTGGGAACAGGGACGGCGCCAGCCTTCCGGGGCGGCCAAGTCCCTGCTGTTCATTGCGGCCAAGCGGCCTGAGGTTTTGCGGGAGGTTTTCAAGGACATCCCCAGTGCTGCCTGA
- a CDS encoding tyrosine-type recombinase/integrase, which produces MPLSPLALEILARALADGGAYVFPSPRGDRPMGVAAASQAIRDNLTAFGIAPFTPHDLRRTAASHMTGIGISRLTVSKILNHAEQGITAVYDRHSYDAEKRQALDTWARKLALLEDAEPGADVVPLTRAG; this is translated from the coding sequence GTGCCGCTCTCCCCCCTGGCGCTGGAGATCCTGGCGCGGGCGCTGGCTGATGGCGGCGCGTATGTCTTCCCCTCCCCGCGAGGTGACAGGCCCATGGGCGTGGCTGCGGCCAGTCAGGCAATCCGCGACAATCTGACGGCTTTCGGGATAGCACCCTTTACCCCGCATGACCTGCGGCGCACGGCAGCCAGCCACATGACCGGCATTGGCATCAGCCGGCTTACGGTTTCCAAGATCCTGAACCATGCCGAGCAAGGCATTACAGCCGTCTATGACCGGCATTCCTATGATGCCGAGAAGCGCCAAGCCCTGGACACCTGGGCGCGCAAGCTCGCACTGCTGGAGGATGCCGAGCCCGGCGCTGACGTCGTGCCGCTGACCAGGGCGGGCTAG
- a CDS encoding HDOD domain-containing protein has product MKSSQKPGKKLDTQTWITAVSEQQLPILRATLHSFSAIVDDERSSTMRLTQAILQDAALTTRILRAANSSFYNPSGRTVSTVSRSLILLGTDLLKSIALSIAILDTVLCAELNERASQVSSRAFHAAVQARALAVVRGDPAPEEAFIAALLLPIGELAFWCFSDGLGLVADEALKQGMSLSQVEEEVIGCRFQRLTSELAREWKLNASLLEVLQDPQGRQPRIQSVRQGHEIALLAERHGWSSPETMKFSTDLATALHRDVEEVQKFLQENARAADELLRQHGFVGPDPGQGQAEIVEAREAAPVWLPADPALQLRILRELTQVFSDDSPLQMVLEMVMEGLFRGLGLDRVVFAVLSADKQVLQIRYVLDAGNPQADTGQKIPLRAGGELQAHLDRAACIWQKQVAPLAARDLGLLAGPSPANGYFLGPAIIRGKTIGAFYGDRQASGRALDEDSFEGFKLFVQQARLGLEHKQRPGRGG; this is encoded by the coding sequence ATGAAATCCTCGCAAAAGCCAGGTAAAAAGCTGGACACCCAAACCTGGATCACGGCCGTTTCCGAGCAGCAATTGCCGATTCTGAGAGCAACCCTGCACAGCTTCTCTGCCATCGTTGATGACGAGCGTAGCTCGACCATGCGCCTGACCCAGGCCATCCTGCAGGATGCTGCCCTGACTACCCGTATTCTTCGGGCGGCCAACAGCTCTTTCTATAATCCCTCGGGCCGCACCGTCAGTACTGTCAGCCGCAGCCTCATATTGCTCGGAACCGATCTGCTCAAGAGCATTGCACTGTCCATTGCCATCCTGGATACGGTCCTGTGTGCGGAGCTTAATGAGCGTGCCTCGCAGGTGAGTTCACGGGCCTTCCACGCTGCCGTGCAGGCAAGGGCCCTGGCAGTGGTGCGCGGCGATCCCGCACCTGAAGAAGCGTTCATAGCTGCATTGCTGCTGCCCATTGGCGAGCTGGCTTTCTGGTGTTTTTCCGATGGCCTGGGCCTGGTCGCCGATGAGGCCTTGAAGCAGGGAATGTCCCTTTCACAGGTGGAAGAAGAAGTGATCGGCTGCCGCTTTCAGAGACTCACCAGTGAACTGGCCCGCGAATGGAAGCTGAATGCTTCGCTCCTGGAGGTGCTGCAAGATCCACAAGGGCGCCAGCCACGAATCCAGTCAGTGCGTCAGGGGCATGAGATTGCATTGCTTGCTGAAAGGCATGGCTGGTCATCTCCCGAAACAATGAAATTCAGCACGGATCTGGCGACAGCGCTGCATAGGGATGTCGAGGAGGTCCAGAAGTTTCTGCAGGAAAATGCTAGGGCCGCGGATGAATTGCTGCGCCAGCATGGTTTTGTCGGCCCGGATCCTGGACAGGGCCAAGCCGAGATAGTCGAAGCAAGGGAAGCGGCACCCGTCTGGCTGCCTGCCGACCCAGCCTTGCAGTTGCGCATCCTGCGTGAACTGACTCAGGTGTTTTCCGATGACAGCCCCTTGCAGATGGTGCTGGAGATGGTGATGGAAGGGCTGTTCCGCGGGCTTGGTCTGGATCGCGTCGTTTTCGCGGTACTGTCCGCAGACAAACAGGTATTACAGATTCGCTACGTGCTCGATGCCGGTAACCCACAAGCAGATACCGGCCAGAAAATCCCGCTTAGAGCCGGCGGCGAACTGCAGGCGCACCTGGACAGGGCGGCCTGCATCTGGCAGAAACAGGTCGCGCCTCTCGCTGCCCGGGATCTGGGCCTTCTGGCCGGTCCTTCACCAGCCAATGGATATTTTCTCGGCCCGGCCATCATCCGAGGCAAGACGATCGGGGCCTTCTATGGTGATCGTCAGGCAAGCGGACGGGCACTGGACGAGGACAGCTTCGAGGGTTTCAAGCTTTTCGTGCAGCAAGCCCGCCTTGGCCTTGAGCATAAGCAGCGGCCTGGCAGGGGCGGCTGA
- the metH gene encoding methionine synthase gives MDRNKRIGQLADRARERILILDGAMGTMIQKHQLQETDYRGTRFADWPSDLKGNNDLLTLTQPAIIRGIHEAYLDAGADIIETNTFNANAISMADYGMEAQVYELNFEGAKLARAACDAFETDERPRYVAGVLGPTSRTASLSPDVNDPGFRNIDFDTLVTTYLEAVRGLVDGGADMLMIETIFDTLNAKAAAFAITQYFENEGLKLPVMISGTITDASGRTLSGQTTEAFYNSLRHVEPFSIGLNCALGAKQLRQYVEELSRISETQVSAHPNAGLPNEFGEYDESPEAMAREIRDWAESGFLNIVGGCCGTTPDHIRAIAEAVKIFPPRAIPEIEPACRLSGLEPLDITAESLFVNVGERTNVTGSARFKKLIKAGDTEAALEVARQQVESGAQVIDINMDEGLLDSQAVMVRFLHLIASEPDISRVPIMIDSSKWEVLEAGLKCIQGKGIVNSISLKEGEDRFREQARLVRRYGAAVVVMAFDETGQADTQQRKIEICARAYRILTEEIGFPAEDIIFDPNIFAVATGIEEHNNYGVDFIEATRAIKQQLPHALISGGVSNVSFSFRGNDPVREAIHAVFLYHAIGAGMDMGIVNAGQLAIYEEIPAELRERVEDVVLNRRPDATERLLEIADQYRAGGGEKQQETLEWRTWPVEKRLSHALVKGIADYAEVDAEEARQRVNHPIEVIEGPLMDGMNVVGDLFGAGKMFLPQVVKSARVMKKAVAYLIPYIEALKTEGSRAQGRILMATVKGDVHDIGKNIVGVVLQCNNFEVIDLGVMVPAQKILDTARERDVDIIGLSGLITPSLEEMTHVAKEMERQGFEVPLLIGGATTSKVHTAVKIEPGYKRGPTVYVPDASRAVGVAQSLLSPERRDAYIAGIRDEYTGIRTARAAQSDKRKSASLEAARQNRVPIDWASYTPPKPSFLGIRSFEDYPLQELVERIDWTPFFQSWELAGKYPRILDDEIVGEEARKLFADAKAMLQRIVSEKWLQARAVIGFFPANQVNSDDIALYRDDSRAERLTTLHMIRQQMDRGSGRPNVSLADYVAPEGTPDYLGAFAVTTGIGIEEHLARFEADHDDYNAIMLKALADRLAEAFAERLHERVRKEFWGYAPDEQLDNDALIAEQYQGIRPAPGYPACPDHTEKATLWELIRPDQHAGISITESFAMLPTAAVSGWYFSHPESRYFGTGKIQRDQVMDYARRKGWTEAEAERWLAPILGYDA, from the coding sequence TTGGACCGGAACAAGCGCATCGGACAGCTGGCTGACAGGGCGCGGGAGCGCATTCTGATTCTTGATGGCGCCATGGGCACCATGATCCAGAAACACCAGCTCCAGGAAACTGATTACCGGGGCACGCGCTTTGCCGACTGGCCCTCGGACCTCAAGGGCAACAACGATCTGCTGACGCTCACGCAGCCTGCCATCATCCGTGGCATTCACGAGGCCTATCTGGATGCGGGCGCGGATATCATCGAGACCAATACCTTCAATGCCAATGCCATCTCCATGGCTGATTACGGCATGGAGGCCCAGGTATATGAGCTCAATTTCGAGGGCGCCAAGCTCGCCCGCGCCGCCTGCGATGCCTTTGAGACCGATGAGCGCCCGCGCTATGTGGCGGGCGTGCTCGGTCCCACCAGTCGCACGGCGAGCCTGTCGCCGGACGTCAACGATCCCGGTTTCCGCAATATCGATTTTGACACCCTGGTCACCACCTATCTCGAAGCGGTGCGCGGCCTGGTGGATGGCGGCGCGGACATGCTGATGATCGAGACGATCTTCGATACCCTCAACGCCAAGGCCGCCGCCTTTGCCATCACCCAGTACTTTGAGAACGAGGGACTCAAGTTGCCGGTGATGATTTCGGGCACCATCACAGATGCCTCGGGCCGCACGCTTTCGGGCCAGACCACGGAGGCCTTTTATAACTCCCTGCGCCATGTCGAGCCTTTTTCGATTGGCCTGAACTGTGCGCTGGGCGCCAAGCAGTTACGCCAGTATGTCGAGGAGTTGTCGCGCATCTCCGAAACGCAGGTCTCGGCCCACCCAAATGCCGGCTTACCCAACGAGTTCGGGGAATACGATGAGTCTCCCGAGGCCATGGCCCGCGAGATCCGCGACTGGGCGGAGTCCGGCTTTCTGAACATCGTCGGTGGCTGCTGCGGCACTACGCCCGATCACATCCGCGCCATCGCTGAGGCGGTTAAAATATTTCCGCCGCGCGCCATCCCCGAAATCGAACCCGCCTGCCGACTTTCCGGTCTGGAGCCCCTGGACATCACGGCGGAAAGCCTCTTTGTGAATGTCGGCGAGCGCACCAACGTTACGGGCTCGGCGCGGTTCAAGAAGCTCATCAAGGCCGGTGACACCGAGGCGGCGCTGGAGGTCGCGCGTCAGCAGGTCGAAAGCGGCGCGCAGGTCATCGACATCAACATGGATGAGGGCCTGCTGGATTCCCAGGCCGTGATGGTGCGTTTTCTGCACCTGATCGCCAGCGAGCCGGATATCTCGCGCGTGCCGATCATGATTGATTCGTCCAAGTGGGAGGTGCTGGAGGCGGGGCTCAAGTGCATTCAGGGCAAGGGCATCGTCAACTCCATCAGCCTCAAGGAAGGCGAGGACAGGTTCCGCGAGCAGGCGCGACTGGTGCGCCGCTATGGCGCGGCGGTGGTGGTCATGGCCTTTGATGAGACCGGGCAGGCCGACACCCAGCAGCGCAAGATCGAGATCTGCGCGCGTGCCTACCGTATCCTTACCGAGGAAATCGGCTTTCCGGCCGAGGACATCATCTTCGATCCCAATATCTTTGCAGTCGCCACCGGCATCGAGGAGCACAACAACTACGGCGTGGATTTCATCGAGGCCACGCGCGCGATCAAGCAGCAACTGCCGCATGCCCTGATCTCGGGCGGCGTGTCGAACGTGTCCTTCAGTTTTCGCGGCAATGATCCGGTGCGCGAGGCCATTCATGCCGTGTTTCTCTATCACGCCATTGGTGCGGGCATGGACATGGGCATCGTCAATGCCGGCCAGCTTGCGATCTATGAGGAGATCCCGGCGGAACTGCGCGAGCGGGTGGAGGATGTGGTGCTCAACCGTCGCCCGGATGCCACCGAGCGACTGCTGGAAATCGCCGACCAGTATCGCGCCGGGGGCGGTGAGAAGCAGCAGGAAACCCTGGAATGGCGTACCTGGCCGGTGGAAAAGCGGCTGTCTCATGCTTTGGTCAAAGGCATTGCCGATTATGCCGAGGTAGACGCCGAGGAAGCGCGCCAGCGGGTGAATCATCCCATCGAGGTCATCGAAGGCCCGCTGATGGACGGCATGAATGTGGTCGGCGATCTGTTTGGCGCTGGCAAGATGTTCCTGCCTCAGGTGGTGAAGTCCGCGCGCGTGATGAAAAAGGCCGTGGCCTATCTCATCCCCTATATCGAGGCACTCAAGACCGAGGGCAGCCGCGCCCAGGGGCGCATCCTCATGGCCACGGTCAAGGGCGACGTGCATGACATCGGCAAGAATATCGTCGGCGTGGTGCTGCAATGCAACAACTTCGAGGTGATCGATCTTGGCGTCATGGTGCCGGCGCAAAAGATTCTGGATACCGCTCGCGAGCGCGACGTGGACATCATCGGGCTTTCGGGCCTGATCACGCCATCGCTGGAAGAAATGACCCATGTCGCCAAGGAAATGGAGCGTCAGGGTTTTGAAGTGCCGCTCTTGATCGGTGGCGCGACCACCTCCAAGGTGCATACGGCGGTCAAGATCGAACCCGGCTACAAGCGCGGACCGACGGTCTATGTGCCGGATGCCTCGCGGGCGGTTGGCGTTGCTCAGAGCCTCTTGTCTCCGGAGCGGCGCGATGCCTACATCGCGGGCATCCGCGATGAATATACCGGGATTCGCACCGCGCGCGCGGCCCAGAGTGACAAGCGCAAGAGCGCCTCGCTCGAAGCCGCTCGGCAGAACCGGGTGCCGATCGACTGGGCAAGCTATACCCCGCCGAAACCCAGCTTTCTGGGCATCCGCAGTTTTGAGGATTACCCGCTACAGGAACTGGTCGAGCGCATCGACTGGACGCCCTTTTTCCAGTCCTGGGAGCTGGCCGGCAAGTACCCGCGCATCCTGGATGACGAGATCGTGGGGGAGGAGGCGCGCAAGCTATTTGCCGATGCCAAGGCGATGCTCCAGCGCATCGTCTCGGAAAAATGGCTGCAGGCTCGTGCTGTGATCGGCTTTTTCCCGGCCAACCAGGTGAATTCAGACGACATAGCACTGTATCGGGATGACTCCAGAGCCGAGCGCCTGACCACCCTGCACATGATTCGCCAGCAGATGGATCGTGGTAGCGGGCGCCCCAATGTCAGTCTCGCCGATTACGTCGCGCCCGAAGGGACGCCTGATTATCTCGGTGCCTTCGCCGTGACTACCGGCATCGGTATCGAGGAACATCTGGCGAGGTTCGAGGCCGACCACGACGATTACAATGCCATCATGCTCAAGGCCTTGGCCGACCGGCTGGCCGAGGCCTTCGCCGAGCGACTGCATGAGCGCGTGCGCAAGGAATTCTGGGGCTACGCGCCCGACGAGCAACTGGACAATGATGCCCTGATTGCCGAGCAGTACCAGGGCATCCGCCCAGCGCCCGGCTATCCGGCCTGCCCGGATCACACCGAAAAGGCCACGCTCTGGGAACTGATCCGCCCGGACCAGCATGCCGGCATCAGCATCACCGAAAGCTTTGCCATGCTGCCTACGGCGGCTGTTTCAGGCTGGTACTTCAGCCATCCGGAATCCCGTTACTTCGGCACGGGCAAGATACAGCGCGATCAGGTGATGGACTATGCCCGACGCAAGGGCTGGACCGAAGCCGAGGCCGAGCGCTGGCTGGCGCCCATTCTAGGCTACGATGCCTGA
- the mug gene encoding G/U mismatch-specific DNA glycosylase, with protein sequence MSIPDLIAPDLDVLFCGINPGLHSAALGHHFARPGNRFWRALHESGFSPRQLTPAEKSRLLEYGLGITVLVQRPTRRAAELQIEELRRGLGELERRVSHWRPRYLAFLGVGAFRLVFACPGAQPGLQDFRLQQSRVWLLPEPSGLNAHYPPQRLAACFREFLEEVRRS encoded by the coding sequence TTGAGCATTCCCGACCTGATCGCACCGGATCTCGACGTACTGTTTTGCGGTATCAATCCGGGCCTGCATTCGGCTGCCCTTGGCCATCATTTTGCTCGGCCCGGCAATCGCTTCTGGCGCGCGCTCCATGAATCCGGTTTTAGCCCGCGTCAGCTTACGCCCGCCGAAAAATCCAGGCTTCTGGAATATGGGCTCGGAATCACTGTGCTGGTGCAAAGGCCTACGCGCAGGGCAGCGGAATTGCAAATTGAAGAGTTGCGTCGGGGTCTAGGAGAGCTGGAAAGGCGGGTAAGCCACTGGCGCCCGCGCTATCTGGCCTTTCTTGGGGTGGGGGCTTTCCGGTTGGTCTTTGCATGTCCCGGTGCCCAGCCCGGCCTGCAGGATTTCCGCCTGCAGCAAAGCCGCGTCTGGCTGCTGCCCGAGCCCAGCGGCCTGAATGCCCATTACCCGCCACAACGCTTGGCGGCCTGTTTTCGCGAGTTCCTTGAAGAGGTGCGGCGCAGCTGA
- the ycaO gene encoding 30S ribosomal protein S12 methylthiotransferase accessory factor YcaO, translating to MSEQTYIKGKDRDLESSIQHMLDQLARHGFQIEEASWLNPVANVFSVHIRDRDCPLMYTNGKGASRKAALASALGEFFERLQTNYFWADYYLGEALANDEFVHYPQEQWFPVKGKKLPTGLLDTELWQFYNPEGELTPAQLVDTNSGHPERGICALPFLRQRDGETIWFPVNIVGNLYVSNGMSTGNSEAEARVQALSEIFERYVKNRIIAEGISLPDVPLDVIERFPRIREAITELEGHGYHILVKDASLGGQFPVMNVTMIDPVHGTCFASFGAHPSFEVALERTLTELLQGRSLERLDGFQAPTFDQAAVAEHHNLEMHFIDSSGLISYDFFRDTPDYPFSDWDFGSDTASEFAFLSGRIQALGFDIYIMDYQHLGMYSCRILVPGMSEIYPVEDLWLSNNNEGAQLRALVLHLEDLDEEGLEELLDALEEGGFSEHQLVAALIGVAPDPGSAWSSLTVGELKALIAARLDDPEAALEWVEGVLHSQTLGRERIKFYRALQALLEIELDEERDPDDYRANLVRLYGEQDVRAAEDLIAGEPGFPGLHAPGLPLDGLPLHGQLLDAYRKLHAAKAAFYGK from the coding sequence ATGAGCGAGCAGACTTATATCAAAGGCAAGGACCGCGATCTCGAATCGAGCATCCAGCACATGCTCGACCAGCTTGCCCGGCATGGCTTTCAGATCGAGGAGGCCTCCTGGCTCAATCCGGTGGCCAATGTCTTTTCCGTGCACATTCGCGACCGCGACTGTCCGCTTATGTATACCAACGGCAAGGGCGCCAGCCGCAAGGCCGCGCTCGCCAGCGCGCTTGGCGAGTTCTTCGAGCGGCTGCAGACCAACTACTTCTGGGCCGATTATTATCTGGGTGAGGCACTCGCCAACGATGAATTCGTGCATTATCCCCAGGAACAATGGTTTCCGGTCAAGGGCAAGAAGCTGCCGACGGGTCTGCTGGATACCGAGCTCTGGCAGTTCTACAACCCCGAGGGCGAACTGACGCCGGCGCAACTGGTCGACACCAACTCCGGCCACCCCGAGCGCGGCATCTGCGCCTTGCCCTTCCTGCGTCAGCGCGACGGCGAGACGATCTGGTTTCCGGTCAACATCGTCGGCAATCTCTATGTCAGCAACGGCATGTCCACCGGTAATTCAGAGGCCGAGGCACGGGTACAGGCACTCTCGGAGATCTTCGAGCGTTATGTGAAAAACCGCATCATCGCCGAGGGCATCAGCCTGCCGGACGTGCCGCTCGATGTGATCGAGCGTTTCCCGCGCATCCGCGAGGCCATCACGGAACTCGAAGGACACGGCTATCACATCCTGGTGAAGGACGCCTCGCTTGGCGGGCAGTTCCCGGTCATGAACGTGACCATGATCGATCCCGTGCACGGCACCTGCTTTGCCTCCTTCGGTGCCCACCCGAGCTTTGAGGTCGCGCTGGAGCGTACCCTGACCGAACTGTTGCAGGGCCGCAGCCTGGAGCGTCTCGACGGATTTCAGGCGCCGACCTTCGATCAGGCCGCGGTGGCCGAGCATCACAATCTGGAAATGCATTTCATCGATTCCAGCGGCCTGATTTCCTATGATTTCTTTCGTGATACGCCCGACTATCCCTTCAGCGACTGGGATTTCGGCAGCGATACCGCCAGTGAATTTGCGTTCTTGAGTGGACGCATCCAGGCGCTCGGCTTTGACATCTACATCATGGATTACCAGCATCTTGGCATGTACTCCTGCCGCATCCTGGTGCCCGGCATGTCGGAGATCTACCCGGTCGAGGACCTATGGCTCTCGAACAACAACGAAGGCGCGCAGCTACGCGCCCTGGTCCTGCATCTCGAAGACCTTGATGAAGAGGGGCTGGAGGAACTGCTGGATGCGCTGGAGGAGGGGGGCTTCTCCGAACATCAATTGGTGGCGGCCCTGATCGGGGTCGCGCCGGACCCGGGCTCAGCCTGGTCCAGCCTGACAGTCGGCGAGCTCAAGGCCCTGATCGCGGCGCGGCTGGATGATCCCGAAGCGGCGCTGGAATGGGTGGAGGGCGTGTTGCACAGCCAGACGCTCGGGCGCGAGCGAATCAAGTTCTACCGGGCGCTTCAGGCCCTCCTTGAAATCGAGCTCGATGAGGAGCGCGACCCGGATGATTATCGCGCGAATCTGGTGCGGCTCTATGGCGAGCAGGATGTCCGGGCAGCCGAGGACCTGATTGCCGGCGAGCCCGGCTTCCCCGGCCTGCACGCGCCGGGCCTGCCTCTGGATGGCCTACCGCTGCACGGGCAGTTGCTGGATGCCTACCGCAAGCTGCACGCGGCCAAAGCCGCGTTTTACGGAAAATGA
- a CDS encoding mechanosensitive ion channel family protein produces the protein MTFALPGPDKLVTNLVLTGLLIALLLLVRHLSERGLRHQTGLGVDKRRKFSVNIRNGLIFLFLLGSVFIWASEIRTFAVSLVALAVAMVIATKELILCVLGTIFRTGTNAYGIGDVIEINDIRGQVVDQTLLGTTVMEVISNQYTGRSVTFPNSLMLSQPIYNESYIGRFTVKVLTIPIASDTDWQYAEQLLLEAAQMECGPFLDEVREHMQNLEGRYGISTPAPEPRVLVTLPAPEVIHLLLRFPTPDHARDRLEQAILRRFLGEFQPVPPERRRIDR, from the coding sequence ATGACCTTTGCCTTGCCCGGTCCCGACAAACTCGTCACCAATCTCGTATTGACCGGGCTGTTGATTGCTCTCCTTTTGCTGGTACGCCATCTCAGCGAGCGCGGCCTCCGCCACCAGACCGGGCTGGGTGTCGACAAGCGCAGGAAGTTTTCCGTCAACATCCGTAATGGATTGATTTTTCTTTTTCTCCTGGGATCGGTGTTCATCTGGGCCTCGGAAATACGGACTTTTGCGGTCTCGCTGGTGGCCCTGGCCGTGGCCATGGTCATTGCCACCAAGGAACTGATTCTCTGCGTACTCGGCACCATTTTCCGCACAGGCACGAATGCCTATGGCATCGGGGATGTCATCGAAATCAATGATATACGTGGGCAGGTCGTGGATCAGACTCTGCTCGGCACGACAGTGATGGAGGTGATCTCCAACCAGTATACCGGGCGGTCCGTGACCTTTCCCAACAGCCTGATGCTGAGTCAGCCGATCTACAACGAATCCTATATTGGCAGGTTCACGGTGAAGGTGCTCACGATCCCGATAGCCTCGGACACAGACTGGCAATACGCAGAGCAGCTTCTGCTGGAGGCCGCGCAAATGGAATGCGGCCCTTTTCTGGATGAGGTGCGCGAACACATGCAAAACCTGGAAGGCAGATATGGCATCAGTACCCCGGCTCCTGAGCCGAGGGTGCTGGTAACCCTGCCCGCGCCGGAAGTCATTCATCTGCTGTTGCGTTTCCCCACCCCAGATCATGCACGCGACCGGCTGGAACAGGCCATCCTGCGGCGTTTCCTCGGAGAATTTCAGCCAGTGCCACCGGAGAGGCGGCGCATTGACCGATAG
- a CDS encoding DUF202 domain-containing protein has product MKHLPYDNFNPREFIIRDWLALDRTVLANERTFLAYGRTTLTLVISGLSFIKFFGHVVYSIIGYVFIAGGLSIFFFGLKRYRKMKKHYHLLSEIRDEELPEQIRKETRIENDLINQALAGRGKDGPGVAS; this is encoded by the coding sequence ATGAAACACCTGCCCTACGACAACTTCAACCCCAGAGAATTCATTATCCGGGACTGGCTGGCCCTGGACCGCACCGTGCTCGCCAACGAGCGAACCTTTCTCGCTTACGGGCGCACGACGCTTACCCTCGTGATCTCCGGATTGTCCTTTATCAAGTTTTTCGGACATGTCGTGTATTCCATCATTGGTTACGTATTCATTGCTGGCGGGCTGTCGATCTTTTTCTTTGGTCTGAAGCGCTATCGCAAGATGAAGAAGCATTATCATCTGCTGTCCGAAATCCGGGACGAAGAGCTTCCCGAGCAAATCAGGAAAGAGACACGCATCGAAAACGATCTCATCAATCAGGCGCTGGCAGGACGCGGCAAGGACGGTCCTGGCGTCGCATCATGA
- a CDS encoding DUF2283 domain-containing protein, translating into MKITYNATDDILVIEFSKDKIIKELSLSWNVNVGMTSTSRTPKKGRITP; encoded by the coding sequence ATGAAGATCACCTACAACGCGACAGATGACATTCTGGTGATTGAGTTCAGTAAGGACAAGATCATCAAGGAACTGTCCCTGAGCTGGAACGTCAACGTGGGCATGACCTCTACTTCGCGGACCCCTAAAAAGGGGAGGATTACCCCATGA